A stretch of Imperialibacter roseus DNA encodes these proteins:
- a CDS encoding TetR/AcrR family transcriptional regulator — MRIRDEAKEKLIREKALEMIAKQGFEGLSMQKLAKAAGVSPATIYIYFKDRDDLILQLCKEEGTKMIEATFDGFDPEMHFEEGLSIQWKNRYRYWLENPMSGQFLEQVKHSPPYEAFFGQDKVFPRLMGHFMANAVARKEVIPLPAEVYWSVAFAPLYQLIKFHLAGKGLGNRGPFLLDESKLEMALALVLKALKP; from the coding sequence ATGAGAATCAGGGACGAAGCCAAAGAAAAGTTGATACGGGAAAAGGCCCTTGAAATGATCGCTAAACAAGGATTTGAGGGCTTAAGTATGCAAAAACTGGCCAAAGCGGCCGGCGTATCACCTGCCACGATCTACATCTATTTCAAAGACAGGGACGACCTCATCCTGCAACTTTGTAAAGAGGAAGGCACAAAAATGATAGAAGCCACCTTCGATGGTTTTGACCCTGAGATGCATTTCGAAGAAGGCCTGAGCATTCAGTGGAAGAACAGGTACCGCTACTGGCTCGAAAACCCAATGAGTGGGCAGTTTCTCGAGCAAGTGAAGCATTCTCCGCCTTATGAAGCTTTTTTTGGTCAGGATAAGGTGTTTCCGAGGTTAATGGGGCATTTCATGGCCAATGCTGTCGCCCGAAAAGAAGTGATTCCGTTGCCAGCTGAAGTGTATTGGTCGGTTGCATTTGCTCCCCTCTACCAGCTCATTAAATTTCATCTGGCCGGAAAAGGATTGGGCAACAGAGGCCCATTTCTTCTCGATGAATCAAAACTGGAGATGGCGCTGGCTTTGGTGTTAAAAGCGCTTAAACCATAA